GTGAGGAGGGGGTGATGTAGCGCTTAATGCCAAAGCCGCAAACCAAAATTCTGGGGTATCGGGAGTTTGGCTATTGGCTGTTAGATGTTGGCTATTGGAGTTTTTTGTACTTACGCGCGCTGCGGCGCAACTCCTGAAAAAAGGGAAAAATGGGCCTCTTGGCTACAAATCGAAGATGCCTCAGGTACATTCGACTCCTCCGGAGTCCCGGCCTAGCCAGAAAAGTGCCTAGAATGCCCTAAGTGCAGGGTTTTGCCGACAGGCAAGACCTCGGAGAGGTCAAATGTTTGTAGCCTCGATGGCCGCCCCTCTGGTTTGCCCAAGGTTTTGCGCCGTAACGCGCTGCCCGGTTTCTCCAACGGAGAAACGTTTTTCGCACTCATGAGTAATACTGCATCTTCGGAGAAACTACACACCAATTGCGCCGACATTTTGATTTGTGTCCTAATGCCAACGCCTGTAAATTGGGGTTCTTCGGGTTTAACTTATTTGGGTTAGGATGTTGTTGTTCGCAAGCCTAGCTTTACTGAGCTAATTTATTTTAATGATTTCCCCTTTTCAATTGCTGATAAAACATTTGCCATTTCAGGGTCGATTTCTTCAACCTTAAAATTATTTCCAATTTCTGTTATGTTAGTATTTACTTTATATTCAGAACTCAACCACTTATTTAGTTCTTTTAAAACCTTTTTACCTGGTACAACACTTAATGGGGCCGACCACTTTTTCTCAACAATTTTTCTCGCAAGAACGTTAATATTCTTTGTTTCATAGTTAAGATACTTATCATCGATAAAATCATGAATTTTATTCTGTCTTCGATAAAATTTGCCTACTTCTGAGGCAAAATTGTCTTCAATTTCCTGCTTCATATTTTCAGCAATTTCATTCAGTTTACTTTCTAGGATCTCTCGAGTAATTAAAATCGAATCATTCTTCTTTCTTAAAGCCCTAAGAATGACAGAAGGAACTAAAAAATAATTTTCGATTTCCTTTTTTTCCCAAATATGTATTTCAATACCCTTTTTTCCTGCTTCTTCATATCTATTTTCGATATCTGGTTTAATGTGGTAATCTGAATCAAAGATGCAGAAAACTTTGATCGTCTCATCAGCGGCATTTTTTAGGACCATTTTCGAGCCGATAGCGTAAGGCCAACCTCCCCATCCTCCGATATCCATGTTGGGAATGTTATCCAAAGGTTCCTCAGACTTTGGGAATAATTTGTTTTGGAATTTTTTAAGGAGATTTATGTCATCTCCCTCAACCATCAGCATTTTTTTTGCTGACCAAAGGCGGGCTAGTTCTAAGTTATGAATTGATCCAATATCATTGTATATAACTTTTTGGATTGTAGGGAAATCTGAAGCCAAAAATGACTTTTCCTTTCTTCTGTCAATTACCAAAATATTGTGGTAATCAACTTCTGACATAATTTCTATTGAATGAGTCGCTGTAATGACCTGATAAAAGTTCCCTTTCAAAATTCTGATTAATTTCCTTTGAAGATCAGCGTGCATATAAACATCTGGTTCATCAAGCACTATTGTTGAAGTCTGTGGGGTCCTCGCAAGAAACCAGATTGTTTGCAGCCACATTTGTAGCCCATGACCCATTCTTCCCACTTCAGTTGAAAAGCCACCTTCCTGAACTATTAATTCAGGGTTTACCTCATTAAATGATTTCACACCTTTTATGAAATTTACGATTCTTAATGAAGGCCATGATGATTCTGCGAGAGCCTGAAAGAGATTAAAATATTCATTTAGATAGCTTAATTGATTTCTAAAATGCCTTGAAGCTAAGCTTGAGAACAAGTTGGCATTAACATAATCTTTATCCAACGGCTTTTCTGCTATCTGTAGAGGGGATATCTGTGGGAGGATGTTGATTTTATGAATTTGAGTTTCCTTAGCCAATATTGAAGAATTCACAGGTTTGCCATTAGAATCAATTATTTGACAAAAAAGCTCTCCATCAATATTGATAAAGATTTTTATTTGAGAACTATCCTTAAAAAAAGCGTTAATAATGGCAGGAGGGTCTCCATATTGATTAATGATTTGATCAAAAGAGAACTCTAGTCTTCCTATAGATGGTCTAATGCCTTTTTCTATTTTGCCAAGCCCAGTCCAAGGAGGAGCTGATTTATAAACTGCATTTTTATATTTATCAGTTACAATTGAAACCAGTCTTAATGCTTCAATCAATGTTGATTTTCCTGCATTGTTTTTCCCTACGATTACTGTTGTATCGGAAAATTCAATTTCATGGATTTCATAGCATCGATAATTTGAAAGATAAAGCTTTGTAAGCATTTCTGTTTGTATTTTTTATCATTTTAGCACAGCATCCATCAGCAATATTGCGTATCCCATTCCTTTAGAGTCCACCAATCCCCCCCCCAAAAAAAAAAACCCCAATCTTCCAACACCATGATAGATTATCCTATCTCCCTAAATTCGGAATATCAATCATGCGCTTCATCAATTCAATCATGCCTATTTTATACGCTTCGTCAGTTACCCACTTTTTGTATTCTTCGACATTGGCTTTTCTTTTTGCCAAAAACACTTCGTCCATGATTTTTTTCAAAGCTATCTCGCTGTTCTGCATGTCCGAATTATTTTTCACTTTTGATTCATAATCCTTATGCTGGGTTACATTTCTGAAAAAAGAGATTGTCCTGATTCGCGACTCTTCAGGGGTTTCATCCCAGCCTGAGTAAAACCTTTCATTAAATGTCCTGATAATTTCATCCAACGGATCAACTTCTTCCCCGCCGCCATGCGCACCTCTGGGGTTGGGATTTTGGGGCTCTAATTCTGTTTCTGAATCATCTAACGCAATCGAATGGTTGAGTTTGGTGCGTTCCAATCCGTAAGTGGATAGATCCACCGATTCCAATAATTCGTCAATCAATTCATCTTCTTTCGTTTTAACAACCAGTTTTGGAATAAGGAATTTTAAAAACCAGAATAGTTTTTCCCATTCTATTTTTTCATACTTCATGATAGATGCCATTTGACCATAGATTTTTACAAATTGTTTGGCCTTAATCTTAAAGTCTGCTTTTTCATCATCTTCCAGATTTAACTCATGGTTGAATCTGTTGGCTGCAACATCAATAAGAGGACTCAATAATTGCGCATCTACTCCTTCAAAGTACTTTTCTACGAAGGTTTCTACTTCAGTCCATTCGTAAACGCCCACGTCATCCAGTATTCCTTTCAGTTCATGCAATACATTGATGTCTGTTTCCCGGCTAAGGGTGGTTGATGTATAGAATGGGTCAAAGGAAGCTTTTATGTCTTCTACTTGATTAAAGAAGTCCAAAACGAACAGGTCTTCTGTTTTCTTACCCAGTTTATCGGCTGCGCGGTTCAACCGGCTCAATGCCTGCACCGCCAATACGCCTTGCAGTTTTTTGTCCACATACATGGTGCAAAGTTTGGGCTGGTCAAACCCGGTCAGGTATTTGTTTGCCACCACCAATAAACGGTAATCGTCTGAATCAAATTTGTCTCTGGTGTCTTTTTCTGCGAAACCGTTTAAATCTCCTTCGGTGTATTCCACGCCATCGACCGCCTTTTTGCCTGAAAATGCAATGGCGATTTTAAACGGATTGCCTTTATCCTTTAAAATGTTTTTGATCGCCAAATAGTAGCGAATGGCCGACTCGATGTTTTGTGTCACCACCATGCCTTTGGCTAAGCCTTTGAGTTTTTTGGTGTTGTACACATTGCGGATAAAATGCTCCATCATGATCTCAGCTTTGGTGGCAATGGTGCGTTTATCCCGCTCGACATAAGCCCGCAATTTTTTCTGCGCTTTTCTGGTGTCAAAAAGCGGATTGTCTTCTATGGACTTTTCTATTTCATAATAGCTTTTGTAGGTGGTGTAGTTGGCCAGTACATCCAGAATAAAACCTTCTTCAATGGCCTGCTTCATGGAGTAGAGATGGAAAGGTTTGAAAGAACCATCTTCCTGTTTAATGCCAAAACGCTCCAGGGTAGCATTTTTGGGTGTGGCTGTAAATGCCAGGTATGAGGCATTGCCCTTCATTTTTCGGGCTTTCATGGCTTTCAGAATTTTGTCTTGTGCATCTTCTTCCTCTTCTTCATTTGCGCTCGTACCCATGGCCTTATTCATATTGTCTGAAGCTGATCCGCTTTGCGAACTGTGGGCTTCATCAATAATTACGGCAAATCGCTTATCACTTAAATCGGCAATGCCGTCTACAATAAAAGGAAACTTTTGAATGGTGGTAATGATGATCTTCTTTTGCTGCTCCAGGCTGTCTTTTAATTCTTTGGAGGAAAAAGCCGGGGCGACAATATTCTTGACTTCTGAAAATTCCTTAATGTTCTCGCGTAGTTGTTTGTCCAGCAATCTTCTATCTGTTACCACAATTACCGAATCAAACAACGGATGCTGAATGCCTTTGGAACCGGGAAGATCTTCGCTTTCGGGATAGGTTTCTATGAGTTGATAGGCCGCCCAGGTAATAGAGTTGGATTTGCCCGAACCGGCAGAGTGCTGAATCAAATAGGTATGTCCTACTCCTTTTTGCGAAGCATGGCTCAATATTTTACGCACCACATCTATTTGGTGGTAACGTGGGAAAAATAAGGTGCGCTTGTTTAAGACATCTGTGGGTTTGCCGTCAAACCGCACAAAGTGCTGGATGATATTTGTCAGGCTTTTACGGCTGAATACTTCTCTCCAAAGATAATCTGTCTTATGACCAAAAGGGTTGGGCGGATTGCCTTTGCCCTTGTTGTGTCCTTTGTTGAATGGCAGGAAGAAGGAGTTGGCACCCGTCAGTTTTGTGCACATATATACCTCATCGGTATCTACGGCAAAATGCACAATACAGCGCCCAAAATTGAGCAGTGGTTGCTGTATATTCCGGTCTTTTTGGTATTGTTTTATGCCATGTGCCCTGGCAGTTTGCCCTGTCCATGGGTTTTTGAGTTCGAGCGTAACGATGGCCAACCCATTGACAAATACCACCATGTCGATGCTTTCGCGGGTATTTTCCTGGTTGTAGCGAACCTGACGGGTGACGCTGAACTCGTTTTTCTCAAAATTGTCTTTTACCGTCTGGCTGCTGCTGGCCATGGGCAATTGGTAGAGCATGGTAAAATGGGCATCTTCGACTTCCAGTCCTTTGCGGAGGACACGGAGCACACCGTATTTTTTGACCATGCGGTCATAACGTTCCAGAATTTTGAGTTTCCAGTCGGATGATCGCTTGAGTTTTTCGAGTTCTTCTGCTTGAGTCGTTTCAAGAAAATGCCAGAAGCGCGTTTCGTCTATGGCGTATTTGGGATTGAAGTCATTGGGATTGCCGATGTAATACCCGTTGCCCGAGCGGTAAGGTGCGACAGGCTCACCCATCACCAGGGTTTCCGGCATGGTCTTTCCAGCGGATTGTATTTCTTCCAGGCAAGTGCCGGTTAAGGCTTTTTCTATGGCAGCTTCGAGCGCGGCTTCATTGGTTTTGCTAACACTCATTGTCTGGATTTTGATGTATTTGATTTAGAGATTGCACTGATTTTTCTGTTTTATCGTATCCTTTGCGGAATCAAAAAAATCATTTAATTGCAAAAATCATAGGGGTGCATACAAAAATCATAGTTCAGACACTTTTATTTTCCCCGTCACCGCACTATCGATCAGCGTGGCTTTGTATTCCTTGAGTTTTTCGATCTGGGTCTGCTGGAGGGTGATGGCCTGGTCGATTTTGGTGGATTGGGTTTCGATGTGGGCGACGATGGCGTGTTGGGTAAGTAAAGGGGGAAGTGCAATGGGGAAGTTTCCAAGTTTTGTACTGTTGGTAGAAGCTAAATTGGTGGTCTTATTTGCTGTATGAGTGAAATACTTCCTCCCGTAATCAGCACCAAAAACAATAGAGATAAATTTTGTCGAAATACCAGGTGAAATCAACCGAACTGAGAATATATGGTTTTGGTGAATGCATGGATCTATTTCACTATTCCATATTGTACCTCTTCCAAGTTTGTCAATATCGCCTCCTTCCGTTACCAAAATATCTCCTAGTTTTAGTAAGTATCGAGGAATTTCAACTTCAGGAATTTCAACTTCCGAAATTTGGTTTAGGGAAAAGTATCCGTCTTGGACATTAGCAACCCTTAAATACGGGATTGATACTAATTTTTTCTTTCCATAAGATTTCCCAAGCGTTAAGCCCGATTGGATAAAGACGAAATTCTTCAACCTCTTCACCTCCCATCCCACCGGAATCTCCCCAATCCATTCCACGCCTGAGTCTTTGAGTTTTTCTTTGGGAGTCATTGACCATTGACCATTCACCATTGACCATTTCCCCGTTACGGCATTTTGGATGAGGATCTGTTTGCGTTCTTTGAGCAGGGCGATGAGTTTTTCTTTTTGGGTGATGGCCTGGTCTATTTTGGCGGTTTTGTCGTCGAGGAAGTTGGCGATGGCGGTTTGCTCGGGGAGGGGGGGGATAAAAGTTTTGAAACTAAAGAAATTGTCTTTCGATATTGTGTTTCTAAGCCCAGTATAAAGAGGTCTCAGTCTTTTATCAGAATCAAGATTCAAAAAAAAGTAATACAAATACCTTTTATCGAAATTTGGATTGACCTCCATTACAGTATATGCACCTGTAATCATACCATCATAATCAGACAGTCCAACACACCTTGGTGTTTCTTCAACGTCAAAAAGGCAAAAAATAAAATCTCCTATTTTAACTTCTTGGTAAGTATCAAACTCAGCTGGAAATTTCCCTCCGTCTTCTAAGACACGCTGAATGACACCCTTTAAAGTCAAAGACAATAAAACATAATCCGAAGACTTTTTGCCTACCTGATTTTTTTTTAGGTTAAAAACATACTTATTAGATAATAGTTGCCACCCCTCAGGAATCTCTCCGAGCCATTCTACGCCGGAGTCTTTATATCGATCATATTTTTTAAACTGCATCATCATTAACAATTGACCATTAACAATTAACCATTAAAAAAGCTATTCTACGCCGGAATCCTTGTAAGCCGGGTACCTCGAAAATTTCGCTGCCTTTGCTGTTTCCATTATGCCAGGTTTAAAATATCCATAATCAGTCCATCGCTTTCTTTGTCCAGCGCCAGGATTTCGGCGCTGACTTCCTCTATACTCCGCAGGGGCTTATGCTGGTAGAAGTATTTATTGAAGCTGATTTCATAACCGATTTTGGTTTTGTCGAGGTCGATCCAGGCTTCGGGCACGTGGGGTTTTACCTCGCGCAGGAAATAATCGTAGATGCTTTCTTCCAGCGGCACGCTTTCACTGTCGCGGAGGTCGGTTTGGTTTTCGTAAATGATGTATTCGTCCCTGTTTCCGCTGGGGTAGTATCCAAAGTCAGGCAATTGCGCCACCGTACAATCGAGGTGAAACAGGAGTTGGTCAAGTTTCTCACCACTGAGCTTTTGGGTTTTTTTGATCACCTTTTCAGCACTTTCATCATACCAGCTCACAGCTTGCAGGATGGCATTTTTTTCACTGGCAGAAAGTTTGGATTTACTCGCTTTGAGTTCATCATCCACCCATTTGGCAAACACATTAAAATCGCTGTATTCCTGGTTGCCAATGGTTTCCATCAGTTTTGTGGCAGTGTTTAATATTTCTTTTTGTTTTTTCCATGTAGCAGCAGACGTGAGGGTTTTGCGCTTTTTGGCGTTCAGATCGATGTCGTTTTTCTCGCACCATTCCAGGAGTGCTTTTTCAATAGACTTCAGGTCTGAATACACCTTTTCGCCAAAGGTTTCCCAGGCCCATTGCATCGGTTCTTTGAGTGTTTTATCGAATCGAAGATCCGCAATACGTTCGGCAGTAAACTGCGCTTTCAGTCTCGCCGGTCGGTCAATGGTTACTTTATAATAACCAAAATCACTGTTGTTAAATACTATGGCGGCCAGGCCGTCTTCGCCTTGCCGCTCAATTGTTTCAAAATTCAGATACGCATCCTGGATTTCTTTGATATGCTGTGGGCTCAATTCACAGTTTTTATTACCCAGGTTTTTGCGCAGTTTGGCAAAACGTTGGGAAGCATCAATGAGCAATACTTTGCCTTTACGCTTAGTTTCTTTATTGTTATGCAATAGCCAGATATACGTAGTAATACCTGTATTATAAAACAGGTTGTTGGGGAGCTGGATGATGCAGTCCAGCCAATCATTTTCAATGATGTATCTTCTGATATTGCTTTCCCCACCCCCGGCATCACCCGTAAACAGGCTGGAACCATTGTGTACCGAGGCAATACGCGAACCCAGTGGGCTTTGGTGGAGGGGCTTCATTTTATTGACCATCTCCATCAGGAAGAGCAATTGCCCGTCAGACGAACGAGGGGTAGCATCCGCTTCTTCTGCATTATCCCAATAATCTTTTAGGGTAACCACAAAACGAGGGTCAATGATGCTGTTGCCGTCTTTGATGTATTTTACTTCGCTGCTCCAGGACTTGCCATAGGGTGGATTGGAGAGCATGAAGTCGAAATTGTGACCGGAAAACTCATCGGTGGAAAGGGTAGAACCCACGCGGATATTTTCAGGGTTGTTGCCCTTAATCATCATATCCGATTTGCAAATGGCGTAGGTTTCGTCATTGATTTCCTTGCCGTATAAATACACATCACCCTTAGCACGGATTTCGCCTTCTTCGTCTTTGATGAAATTCTGCGATTCAGTCAGCATGCCACCCGAACCACAAGCTGGGTCGTAGATGGTCATCACCGGCGGCAATTGATCTTTGATCGGGTCAAACACAATATGGGTCATCAGATCAATTACTTCACGGGGCGTAAAGTGTTCTCCCGCTTCTTCGTTGTTTTCTTCGTTGAATTTTCGGATAAGCTCTTCAAAGACATACCC
The DNA window shown above is from Bacteroidia bacterium and carries:
- a CDS encoding ATP-binding protein, which encodes MLTKLYLSNYRCYEIHEIEFSDTTVIVGKNNAGKSTLIEALRLVSIVTDKYKNAVYKSAPPWTGLGKIEKGIRPSIGRLEFSFDQIINQYGDPPAIINAFFKDSSQIKIFINIDGELFCQIIDSNGKPVNSSILAKETQIHKINILPQISPLQIAEKPLDKDYVNANLFSSLASRHFRNQLSYLNEYFNLFQALAESSWPSLRIVNFIKGVKSFNEVNPELIVQEGGFSTEVGRMGHGLQMWLQTIWFLARTPQTSTIVLDEPDVYMHADLQRKLIRILKGNFYQVITATHSIEIMSEVDYHNILVIDRRKEKSFLASDFPTIQKVIYNDIGSIHNLELARLWSAKKMLMVEGDDINLLKKFQNKLFPKSEEPLDNIPNMDIGGWGGWPYAIGSKMVLKNAADETIKVFCIFDSDYHIKPDIENRYEEAGKKGIEIHIWEKKEIENYFLVPSVILRALRKKNDSILITREILESKLNEIAENMKQEIEDNFASEVGKFYRRQNKIHDFIDDKYLNYETKNINVLARKIVEKKWSAPLSVVPGKKVLKELNKWLSSEYKVNTNITEIGNNFKVEEIDPEMANVLSAIEKGKSLK
- a CDS encoding class I SAM-dependent DNA methyltransferase — encoded protein: MNQSVHNRLISFIWSIADDCLRDVYVRGKYRDVILPMVVLRRLDALLEPTKEAVLEELAFQRDEAGFTEWDEAGLRDASGYVFYNTSEWTLQRLCETATNSQQILQANFEEYLNGFSQNVKEIIEKFKLKSQIRHMASKDVLLDVLEKFTSPHINLTPFEKEDPDGRKQPPLSNLGMGYVFEELIRKFNEENNEEAGEHFTPREVIDLMTHIVFDPIKDQLPPVMTIYDPACGSGGMLTESQNFIKDEEGEIRAKGDVYLYGKEINDETYAICKSDMMIKGNNPENIRVGSTLSTDEFSGHNFDFMLSNPPYGKSWSSEVKYIKDGNSIIDPRFVVTLKDYWDNAEEADATPRSSDGQLLFLMEMVNKMKPLHQSPLGSRIASVHNGSSLFTGDAGGGESNIRRYIIENDWLDCIIQLPNNLFYNTGITTYIWLLHNNKETKRKGKVLLIDASQRFAKLRKNLGNKNCELSPQHIKEIQDAYLNFETIERQGEDGLAAIVFNNSDFGYYKVTIDRPARLKAQFTAERIADLRFDKTLKEPMQWAWETFGEKVYSDLKSIEKALLEWCEKNDIDLNAKKRKTLTSAATWKKQKEILNTATKLMETIGNQEYSDFNVFAKWVDDELKASKSKLSASEKNAILQAVSWYDESAEKVIKKTQKLSGEKLDQLLFHLDCTVAQLPDFGYYPSGNRDEYIIYENQTDLRDSESVPLEESIYDYFLREVKPHVPEAWIDLDKTKIGYEISFNKYFYQHKPLRSIEEVSAEILALDKESDGLIMDILNLA
- a CDS encoding restriction endonuclease subunit S codes for the protein MMQFKKYDRYKDSGVEWLGEIPEGWQLLSNKYVFNLKKNQVGKKSSDYVLLSLTLKGVIQRVLEDGGKFPAEFDTYQEVKIGDFIFCLFDVEETPRCVGLSDYDGMITGAYTVMEVNPNFDKRYLYYFFLNLDSDKRLRPLYTGLRNTISKDNFFSFKTFIPPLPEQTAIANFLDDKTAKIDQAITQKEKLIALLKERKQILIQNAVTGKWSMVNGQWSMTPKEKLKDSGVEWIGEIPVGWEVKRLKNFVFIQSGLTLGKSYGKKKLVSIPYLRVANVQDGYFSLNQISEVEIPEVEIPRYLLKLGDILVTEGGDIDKLGRGTIWNSEIDPCIHQNHIFSVRLISPGISTKFISIVFGADYGRKYFTHTANKTTNLASTNSTKLGNFPIALPPLLTQHAIVAHIETQSTKIDQAITLQQTQIEKLKEYKATLIDSAVTGKIKVSEL
- a CDS encoding type I restriction endonuclease subunit R — protein: MSVSKTNEAALEAAIEKALTGTCLEEIQSAGKTMPETLVMGEPVAPYRSGNGYYIGNPNDFNPKYAIDETRFWHFLETTQAEELEKLKRSSDWKLKILERYDRMVKKYGVLRVLRKGLEVEDAHFTMLYQLPMASSSQTVKDNFEKNEFSVTRQVRYNQENTRESIDMVVFVNGLAIVTLELKNPWTGQTARAHGIKQYQKDRNIQQPLLNFGRCIVHFAVDTDEVYMCTKLTGANSFFLPFNKGHNKGKGNPPNPFGHKTDYLWREVFSRKSLTNIIQHFVRFDGKPTDVLNKRTLFFPRYHQIDVVRKILSHASQKGVGHTYLIQHSAGSGKSNSITWAAYQLIETYPESEDLPGSKGIQHPLFDSVIVVTDRRLLDKQLRENIKEFSEVKNIVAPAFSSKELKDSLEQQKKIIITTIQKFPFIVDGIADLSDKRFAVIIDEAHSSQSGSASDNMNKAMGTSANEEEEEDAQDKILKAMKARKMKGNASYLAFTATPKNATLERFGIKQEDGSFKPFHLYSMKQAIEEGFILDVLANYTTYKSYYEIEKSIEDNPLFDTRKAQKKLRAYVERDKRTIATKAEIMMEHFIRNVYNTKKLKGLAKGMVVTQNIESAIRYYLAIKNILKDKGNPFKIAIAFSGKKAVDGVEYTEGDLNGFAEKDTRDKFDSDDYRLLVVANKYLTGFDQPKLCTMYVDKKLQGVLAVQALSRLNRAADKLGKKTEDLFVLDFFNQVEDIKASFDPFYTSTTLSRETDINVLHELKGILDDVGVYEWTEVETFVEKYFEGVDAQLLSPLIDVAANRFNHELNLEDDEKADFKIKAKQFVKIYGQMASIMKYEKIEWEKLFWFLKFLIPKLVVKTKEDELIDELLESVDLSTYGLERTKLNHSIALDDSETELEPQNPNPRGAHGGGEEVDPLDEIIRTFNERFYSGWDETPEESRIRTISFFRNVTQHKDYESKVKNNSDMQNSEIALKKIMDEVFLAKRKANVEEYKKWVTDEAYKIGMIELMKRMIDIPNLGR